From the genome of Prunus persica cultivar Lovell chromosome G8, Prunus_persica_NCBIv2, whole genome shotgun sequence:
AtgtgattctctctctctctctccctctctctctctctctccttgttTTTGGTCTTCCTTCTAATTAAGttgtatttctttcttcatttgttgttgaaaaaaaGAGTTCCAATAACATATGATGTTTATTACATAAAGATAATAAGAGAAGGTCCATCAAGAATCACTGAACAAATACTGAGCTCTCTCTACATCATCAAAGAGAAATAAGTCTCTTCCACAAGGTTTCTGCTCACACAAATACAAACTAGACTCGTACGTAAACACaatgaaaatatgaattttgttGGTGTCTACAtgaattaaatacaaaaaaggaATTTAACACAATGTCCAAACCACAACAGACCCCACATGATGGTAAGAACGGTAGTAAAGCCTATAGGATGTCAAGCACCAATGCCCAAACAGGGTAGACGAACAGAATAACTATGCCAACGGTATTTGATACGCCATTGGCTTTTGTGAAAGCATTTCTGAACCCACCGGCTGCCCGGATGTGTTCTTGCAGCAAATAACCAGCGATGACGAGACATATTACAACGCCAATCCAGTCGCCCCTCACGGTGTTTGCAATTAAACTAGGAGCAACGACTATAAGGAGAATCAACGCAGCCGGCAATTCAAGCCACTCTGGAAGTAACCATCATAACCAGTAAGcacaaacagaaaacaaaggaTCAACTTCTAGGTAACATAATATAAATCAACTTCCCAAGCTAACTCAGCACTGGGAATAAAATTTGCCTTTTACCTGGGAAATGTTTAGGAAAGAAAATCCGTAAGATGACAGCAACTAAAGCAATCCATTGTCCAATCTGTCCCCTGTGAAATTAACCATTTAGAAGAGTTTAGAGGGAGAGAAAAGAATGAACAGATAATAGGAAATATGCAACTGATAATACAGAGTATAGAAAATAACCTGAAGATGTTGAACAATATTGAGGGAAGGGTAAAGAAAATGTAGGGGATTAAGAGCCCTGTAAGGATGTTTGATTTCCAGTTTGTTCGATCCAAGATCAACAGATAGCTGCAGTAAGCACAGATAGAAACAGGTAAGGTCGTGCATATtttctcaaatcaaatcacTTCACATCAGAAAAAGGGTGATAAATTGACAATCTGTGCCACTCACTCAGAAGTCTATATATTCGCAATGATATTACTAACACCGTTAAAATCACTCAAAAAGtctgcaatctgtaaaataaataactgaCAAAAAAATTCCACTTTAGCCTTCCATCGAACGTACAAATGAAAAATCTTAGTTACAGAGCAATCACAATCAAAACTTTGAAAAACCAATGTAGAAATAAGCACAGAATTTTCAGTACAGAACAGATCGTGTATTTTGTAAGACAGACACAGCCACATGATAGATCAAGTATATGAAATTAACATGATTAAACTATTACCCAGAAACACATATGAATGAATATCTgttaaaatcaaattcatgacACAAAGATCAACCAAAACAAATCTCAATAACAAGGAGAGGGGCACACATTGCAGCAAAAGCAGCAACCCATTTGAGGAAAGAGGTGCCAAAGCCTACGCTGCCCAGATTGATGGCATGGTTGGCAAGCTTTTTAGCAGCAGTGGCAACGTCTTTGAGATCTGAGTGGATCAATTCATTTGCATCTGATTCAGTCATCATTTTCAAGTAGCTCTGTTTTGCCATctccaatttctctctctctctctctctctctgatcacaaacccaacaaacacaaaaccacCCTTTGACTGTTCAAAACACAGACAGAAACGGAGTACAGTGAAGTTTACTAGGAGAAGGCAGAGAGTTAACTCGACGTTGGGTTTTCTTGTGTATATAAGGAAGGAAGTGGGTGGAAGATTTGAGAAAATATCTATAAAAAGAATTATTGGCGCCACGTAGCAGTATTGGCAACCAATAATGTTTGGGCAAGTGGTGAGTGGCACCAGCTATTTTATGATGTGGACGCTCCTTCTATGTCTTCTGGATTAATCACAATGGTGGACCCCTTGTTCGTTGTCTCTgtctgattttgtttatttaattatttttcttgaaagaaCTAAGGAAGTTCTGCATTATTGAATTCAAGCTTATAAAGTtgattatctttatttaaatattcgagGAAATTTGTGAAGAATCCGTTAACGTCGTGATTTGGAATAATTGATCATTTCATAATAGGAAATGTCATATATATGGAAATTTTGTAGACATGTTGCCAATCCCCCCTAAGAAAAATGAACTGAAAGATCCAACAGTGTACCAGATGCACAATCCAACAGGCGACTTCCAATTAAGTAAAATTTAACTGCATCCAAGTTTTCTTTGTGGGGTTTCTTTCTGGTAGTTGGAAGTTGGTGTGTGCAATTTTACACTGTTTTCTTTGTCGACATAAAGGTTCATGTAGTTTTGCAATGAGGTCCTTATAGTTGGGTTTCATTTGCAATTCAGGACATGTTTATAATTTGGTGATTCTTTTAAAACAGAAAGCGTCATCGTGTAAGGCTGTCGTGGAAATATCAATACGTGAAAAGATCATTTTATCCCTTTGTCGCAAAATATCCCCGTCAGCCTAGTGTCTTGTCTAGTCGACCGACTCATTTTGATCCCTTCTTCATAATAAGTATTCAATTCTACTAAAGTATGATGACTTGGACTTCCTAGGCACCGCATATAATTTTGGCAGAAAACCCCCATGTGCAGTGCAGCCTTTCTCTCAATGTTCCATGCGCGCATCACCTGACATTTTTGTCAAGGGGTTTGTGTTGGTTTTTACAAAGCATTACAAATATATTTGAGTTAGAATGTCTCATATTGAAAAATTAGAGTTCTTTAAAGGTTATTAGGCCATTTCCAATAGTTGGAGTTTTTAAAAGGGTTAATAGAGCTTCATTTAGAACTCCGATGAAATTTTTGGAGCTCTAAAGGTGTCTCTCTCACAATGAAATGTCATATATTCATAGTGGAcgctatatttttttatgatgtAATTTGATTCAcgtggtttttgttttttcttaattattttactttaatgtTTGTTCATGCTatgttagttttttatttatttttaatttggacAAGATTGGGaaatcaacattttatttcataGATATGATACAACAACATGGTTAAATTCAAACACGATGCACAACATTAATTTGGTGGTCCTCCCAAATTTGGATATGGGTCCCTTGCATTATGACTTTCCACCCCTCTTTTATCTATATTGTTAGATAATATTGTGGTAGCATGGTAACAACTGGATATGGGTTCCCTCCGTTATGACCTTCCATCCCTATGccatttatatttgtcaaataaTAATAGTGGCAGATGGATATGGGTCTCATTCGTTATGgcttcaaataaattttttttatctcttCATGTTACATCTCACAATAACAATTGGATCCAATTACTTCATACGAATCTCATCTGTATATTTGTTATCTCTGAAACCATCATATCCTCTATAAATGAACAACCATCTTATTTTCGTAACACGCCACCTCCCAACTCTTGTATTCTAAATATTCCTTCTTCTACCACCACACTAGAATGGCCAACAATGATATGATAGCTCTTCTAATGATGAGACAGGTGCCAACATAATGTTTTTAGAAATGTTCGAAAGCTACCGAAGGAAAAAAGcagtgaagaagaaggagaaggccTCGATGGCATTGGAAAACTTGGTTTCTCACCACAAGTGAAGATGACAGCTGCCTTACGTATGCTTGCATATGGTACGGCAGCTGACCTTAATGATGATTACTTGAAGATACCAGAGACCACATCATTTGAAGCTTGCAAGAGATTCTGTCATGTAGACAACAACTTATACGGAGCTAAATATCTTCTGGAACGGCTTCATATGGTGAATCATCATCTACATAAATGGATTCACTCATTGGAGAAGTGTTCACAGAGGGGGAGGATTGGAACTCTTTATAGGGTTGCCACTTATGAGCATGTTGAACAACATTCCAATTGTGGTCAAGTAGGAATGCTTTCTTGGTATTCTCGAAAAAAAGTTGTTTTGCATCAATTATCTACACATATTATAtgcaagaatttaaattagttgacaaaataaattataaaattataaaaattcacATTGTCCATTTCATTTTGCCCACTCATGTTTGACCATGCCACTTAAGTAAGACACTCGGAGAATTTGTTGCACATTTGGGAGATGTTCATCCAACGCGATTTCAAGCTCTTTGATGACCTAACTTCCTGGGCATCAAGATGAAATCGTATGAATTGGTCTCTTATCCGATTCCACATCGTTAAACTTGATTGACAATTCCCAATAATTGGATCTTCACTAATGATTATCCCAGCTCGGCATAGAGTAACATCTTCATCGATGGAGTAATTTTTGCTTCGAACCTTCAGCCATTAGTGGAAAAGagattaacaaaaaattaaataatttagtgaatgaaaaaatttgacaaattgATCAAGAGTGATAAAGATGTTGTGGTGAGATATGGTAGATATTTATAGAAAGAATTGAGTTGCAAAtctatttaaaaagaaaaggaaaaaagaatatagCTGTTTATAGCCGTTGGTTCCacaacttttgaaaaagtggGTCAGCATGGTGGCAAGCATGCTGTTGTAGTTCTTTAATTACGTTTTGAATGAAACTTAAGAGAGGAAATGTTAAGGGATGTATTTAATTCTAGCTTTTAAAGACTTTTAATGAGTTTAAGGGCCAGTTTGGTATTattgtgctgtgaaaataatggctgtcagatttgctgtgagagaaagtaaTTTGgcatttggtaaactttttgttaaaagtgttgttggtactgaTTCCTAAACCCAGCATCTCTTCGATACTTTAAAGCTAATTCtaaagagcatccacaatatGCTCTTTAAACCATCTCTTTacacaaattttagggaggaattagaaaaatacaactctaACCATGCTCCCTATTCACCCCCTAAAATAGGaagacctctaggagctcctaaatctaaagagagagaaaagattaTTAGTAGCTCcctataattaatatttttttatttaatgagtatttcaaacctttaattaatattaattattttttataatatattttaatagagataaattaattaaaaataaattatagcATTTATAACTTCCTAAATTAGAGAGtatgattataaattaaattttttagataGCTCCACCCTCCCCCTAATTTCTTACCACACCCACCCCTACCGCAATCACTCTTTGTCTTGAATCTAGCCCCATCCTCGATAGCTCCCCGttagttttcaattaatgAATCTAAATGATGAAGTTTATCGgaagttttgggtttttcgaaaaggaaagaaaacaaaatgataacatcattatcttcattttctgTGCAGCGATATGAAGATGGGGCCGGTTGGGGGTATCGGGTGGGGCTGGAAgtggagatagagagagatgTGAGAGaacatttttcaaaagtataaatactattcataaaataaatatttaaaaaaagtaaataaaagtaTATAAAACTCGATAAAAGTGTATGAAAGTATATCACTTACTCACAAAAAGAAAGTTATTAACTTTGTGAAAGTCATTCACTCACAAGAAATCTTTAAAGTTagcccaagaaaaaaaaataaaaaaataagattagATGTTGCACCGAAAGCAATCGTGGCTCTTTCTTTTCGTCTTGTTCTATTATTCCTTATTCATTCTTGACCGGCTGACTTCACATTCACAATGGAAGGAGCAGGCTGCTTCGTAAGTATGAGGAATTGCACCAGCTATTTTGAGATTTGGACGCCTCCTTCTTTGTCGGCTGGATTAATCACAAAGTTGGACCCCTTGTTATAATTGTCtctttctgattttgtttatttaattatttttcttgtaagAACTAAGAGAGTTCTGCATTAAAGTAGATTATctttattcatttatatttatatttaatttaattatatattttaggaAATTTTGCAGCTTGACACGTTGCCAATCCCCCCTAAGCAAAATGAACTGAAAGACCCAACGGTGTATCAGATGAACAATCCAACAGCCAATTTAACCGCATCCAAgtcctttttctttgtgggGTTTCtggttgggttttttttataaaggaaTTGTTTATTAGAATACCATAATTGGGTTTGCCGTGTGCAATTTAAAACTGTTTCCTTTGTTGTCGACCTGTAGGTTCATGTAGTTTTGCAATGAGGTCCTTATAGTTGGGTGTCATTTACAATTCAGgacaaatttataatttggtGATTCTTTtagaacaaaatataaataattgaaaatatcATTTTACCCCCTGGTCGcaaaatatcattttgtcTTGTTGACCGACTCATTTGAACCCTTTCTCATAATAAGTATTGATTTCTGTCGATATTTTGGCATAAAAACCCAATGTATGTGCAGCCTCTGTCGATGTTTCCCCTGCGCACCCCACCTGACATTTTTGTCAAGGGATTTGTTTAAttgagaataataaaa
Proteins encoded in this window:
- the LOC18767061 gene encoding cold-regulated 413 plasma membrane protein 1 — its product is MAKQSYLKMMTESDANELIHSDLKDVATAAKKLANHAINLGSVGFGTSFLKWVAAFAAIYLLILDRTNWKSNILTGLLIPYIFFTLPSILFNIFRGQIGQWIALVAVILRIFFPKHFPEWLELPAALILLIVVAPSLIANTVRGDWIGVVICLVIAGYLLQEHIRAAGGFRNAFTKANGVSNTVGIVILFVYPVWALVLDIL